A stretch of the Solanum dulcamara chromosome 6, daSolDulc1.2, whole genome shotgun sequence genome encodes the following:
- the LOC129893391 gene encoding eukaryotic initiation factor 4A-9-like produces the protein MVGAAPDGSEFDARQFDSKMTELLNAEGQEFFTSHDEAYDTFDAMELKENLLRGIYAYGFEKPSAIQQRGIVPFCKGLDVIQQAQSGTGKTATFCSGVLQQLDYELLDCQALVLAPTRELAQQIEKVMRALGDYLGVKVHACVGGTSVREDQRILSSGVHVVVGTPGRVFDMLRRQSLRPDYIKMFVLDEADEMLSRGFKDQIYDIFQLLPPKIQVGVFSATMPPEALEITRKFMNKPVRILVKRDELTLEGIKQFYVNVEKEEWKLETLCDLYETLAITQSVIFVNTRRKVDLLTDQMRGRDHTVSATHGDMDQNTRDIIMREFRSGSSRVLITTDLLARGIDVQQVSLVINYDLPTQPENYLHRIGRSGRFGRKGVAINFATKDDERMLSDIQRFYNVVIEELPANVADLL, from the exons ATGGTGGGTGCAGCTCCAGATGGATCCGAATTTGATGCTCGTcaatttgattcaaaaatgaCAGAGTT GCTAAATGCTGAAGGGCAAGAGTTTTTTACCTCACATGACGAGGCTTATGATACTTTTGATGCCATGGAATTGAAGGAGAACCTCCTGAGAGGCATTTATGCATATG GTTTTGAGAAACCCTCAGCAATCCAGCAAAGGGGAATTGTACCTTTTTGCAAAGGTCTTGATGTCATTCAGCAGGCTCAGTCTGGAACAGGAAAGACTGCTACTTTTTGTTCTGGAGTTCTGCAACAACTGGACTATGAACTGTTAGATTGCCAAGCTTTGGTCTTGGCACCTACTCGTGAGCTTGCACAACAAATTGAAAAGGTCATGCGAGCACTTGGAGACTATCTTGGCGTCAAGGTTCATGCTTGTGTGGGAGGTACCAGTGTCCGTGAGGATCAAAGGATCCTTTCAAGTGGGGTTCATGTTGTTGTGGGAACACCTGGACGTGTATTTGACATGTTGAGAAGACAGTCTCTCCGCCCTGATTACATTAAGATGTTTGTATTGGACGAGGCTGATGAAATGCTCTCCAGAGGGTTTAAGGATCAG ATCTATGATATTTTCCAGCTCTTGCCTCCTAAGATTCAGGTTGGTGTTTTCTCTGCCACAATGCCTCCTGAGGCCCTTGAGATCACAAGGAAGTTCATGAATAAACCTGTGAGGATTCTTGTGAAACGTGATGAACTGACCTTAGAAGGTATCAAGCAGTTTTATGTGAATGTGGAAAAGGAAGAATGGAAGCTTGAAACCCTTTGCGATCTGTATGAAACCTTAGCCATCACACAGAGTGTGATTTTTGTGAATACTCGACGCAAAGTTGACTTGTTAACAGACCAGATGCGAGGCAGAGACCATACAGTCTCAGCCACCCATGGTGACATGGACCAGAACACTAGGGATATTATAATGCGTGAATTCCGTTCTGGTTCCTCTCGTGTTCTCATCACCACTGATCTTTTAGCCAGAGGAATTGATGTCCAACAAGTCTCCCTGGTCATAAACTATGATCTCCCCACTCAACCTGAGAATTACCTTCATCGTATTGGACGTAGTGGACGATTTGGTAGGAAGGGTGTTGCAATCAACTTTGCAACCAAAGATGATGAGAGAATGCTTTCTGACATTCAGAGGTTTTACAACGTGGTGATTGAGGAGCTTCCAGCAAATGTCGCTGATCTCCTGTAA